One genomic window of Microbacterium testaceum StLB037 includes the following:
- a CDS encoding DNA-3-methyladenine glycosylase produces the protein MTRFATRSDLSALPVEVAPLLLGAVLETEVEGERVAVRLTEVEAYHGLGTGDRPDPGSHARMGPTARNATMWGEPGHLYVYLSHGIHSCVNVVCGPDGVAGGVLLRGGEIVEGADVAERRRLERRGAVRAARDLARGPGRLGDAIGLRHPRHDGIDVVTGEVRAGARARLRWPDEPVRAVATGPRVGVAGIAGTAAFPWRFWIEGDATVSAFRWGRGAAEAAGE, from the coding sequence ATGACGCGCTTCGCGACACGGAGCGATCTCTCGGCCCTGCCGGTGGAGGTCGCTCCGCTGCTGCTCGGGGCCGTTCTCGAGACCGAGGTCGAGGGGGAGCGGGTCGCGGTGCGCCTCACCGAGGTGGAGGCGTATCACGGCCTCGGCACGGGCGATCGCCCCGATCCGGGCTCGCACGCCCGCATGGGCCCGACGGCGCGCAACGCGACGATGTGGGGGGAGCCGGGTCACCTGTACGTGTATCTCAGCCATGGCATCCATTCCTGCGTCAATGTCGTGTGCGGCCCGGACGGTGTCGCGGGAGGTGTGCTCTTGCGCGGAGGCGAGATCGTGGAAGGAGCCGATGTCGCCGAGCGACGGCGCCTCGAGCGCCGAGGGGCGGTGCGCGCTGCGCGCGACCTCGCGCGCGGGCCGGGTCGTCTGGGCGACGCCATCGGCCTGCGGCATCCTCGGCACGACGGGATCGATGTGGTGACGGGCGAGGTCCGCGCGGGTGCGCGAGCCCGGCTGCGGTGGCCGGACGAACCGGTGCGCGCGGTGGCGACCGGACCCCGCGTCGGCGTGGCGGGCATCGCCGGCACGGCCGCGTTCCCGTGGCGCTTCTGGATCGAGGGGGATGCCACGGTGTCCGCGTTCCGCTGGGGCCGCGGTGCCGCTGAGGCGGCGGGGGAGTAA
- the rpmB gene encoding 50S ribosomal protein L28: MAAVCQVTGAVPGFGHNISHSHRRTKRRFDPNVQKKTYFVPSLGRNIKLNVSAKGIKVIDARGIEAVVRDLQAKGVKL; this comes from the coding sequence ATGGCAGCAGTGTGCCAGGTGACTGGAGCGGTTCCCGGCTTCGGTCACAACATCTCGCACTCGCACCGCCGGACGAAGCGCCGCTTCGACCCGAACGTGCAGAAGAAGACCTACTTCGTTCCGTCGCTGGGTCGCAACATCAAGCTCAACGTTTCGGCGAAGGGCATCAAGGTCATCGACGCGCGCGGTATCGAAGCCGTCGTCCGTGACCTGCAGGCGAAGGGCGTGAAGCTGTAA
- the rpmG gene encoding 50S ribosomal protein L33, which yields MAKKAQDVRPIIKLRSTAGTGYTYVTRKNRRNNPDRIVLKKYDPVVRKHVDFREER from the coding sequence ATGGCGAAGAAGGCTCAGGACGTCCGTCCGATCATCAAGCTGCGTTCGACCGCGGGCACGGGGTACACCTACGTGACGCGCAAGAACCGCCGCAACAACCCCGACCGCATCGTGCTCAAGAAGTACGACCCCGTGGTCCGCAAGCACGTCGACTTCCGAGAGGAGCGCTAA
- the rpsN gene encoding 30S ribosomal protein S14 — protein sequence MAKKSKIARNEQRKVVVERYAAKRAELKKTLVDPTATDEAREAARVGLQKLPRNASPARVRSRDVIDGRPRGVLTKFGVSRVRFRDMAHRGELPGVTKSSW from the coding sequence ATGGCTAAGAAGAGCAAGATCGCGCGCAACGAGCAGCGCAAGGTCGTCGTCGAGCGCTACGCCGCGAAGCGCGCCGAGCTGAAGAAGACCCTGGTCGACCCGACCGCCACCGACGAGGCCCGCGAGGCCGCCCGCGTGGGACTGCAGAAGCTCCCCCGCAACGCGTCGCCCGCGCGCGTGCGCAGCCGCGACGTCATCGACGGCCGCCCCCGCGGTGTCCTCACGAAGTTCGGCGTCTCGCGCGTCCGCTTCCGTGACATGGCCCACCGTGGCGAGCTGCCCGGTGTGACCAAGTCGTCCTGGTAA
- a CDS encoding helix-turn-helix transcriptional regulator, translated as MPSTQTSIDARAAFHAAVVTTAARLAPGHGTPEQRHLALLAEAQPPPAPRIWTDTTALTLAAVLASRSRRDALSEGLGLIERYFDDTRLTRAANISSGARAQLLAAAGEYCCALGWPQIGARYGAEALLFADTDAIRYRAHCVLALGHALNGEYESSESDMTEAKALFEAHGWPIEETDYLILLAESLVASARLQPNRLAEVSRDLREARPGDPYWEYSARAIDVMRGLLERDYSGALAEIWRLAYGSPRHRSHRMIRDFLTCIRSDILVARGEYAEALAVLSAAETPPGHGVCFHMQRAACLLLLGRERELLAETEGCVADETDHCLRTLTPTLLRRAIAFARVGSARRAEQSMEAALLLISQTGGSITPFIMLPLDETLALFDVVVSTRPELAPLAAGIGEFLPAVAAPALPVGEVVGFTPAERELAILLSSELPLTDIARERGVSLNTVKSQVRSIYGKLGVNGRAEAVEELLKRGF; from the coding sequence ATGCCGAGCACGCAGACCTCCATCGACGCCCGTGCCGCCTTCCACGCCGCCGTGGTGACCACGGCCGCTCGCCTGGCACCCGGCCACGGTACTCCCGAGCAGCGTCATCTCGCCCTCCTCGCCGAAGCGCAACCGCCGCCGGCGCCGCGTATCTGGACGGACACGACGGCGTTGACTCTGGCCGCGGTCTTGGCCTCGCGGTCGCGCCGCGACGCTCTCTCCGAGGGTCTCGGCCTCATCGAGCGCTACTTCGACGACACCCGGCTCACCCGCGCCGCCAACATCTCCAGCGGCGCGCGAGCCCAGCTGCTCGCCGCCGCGGGTGAGTACTGCTGCGCCCTGGGGTGGCCGCAGATCGGTGCGCGGTACGGAGCCGAGGCGCTCCTCTTCGCCGACACCGACGCGATCCGCTACCGCGCGCACTGCGTCCTCGCCCTGGGGCACGCGTTGAACGGCGAGTACGAGAGCAGCGAGAGCGACATGACGGAGGCGAAGGCGCTCTTCGAGGCCCACGGGTGGCCGATCGAAGAGACCGACTACCTCATCCTGCTGGCCGAGTCGCTGGTCGCGTCCGCGCGGCTGCAGCCGAATCGGCTGGCGGAGGTCTCGCGAGACCTCCGCGAGGCACGCCCCGGCGACCCCTACTGGGAGTACTCCGCGCGCGCCATCGACGTCATGCGGGGCCTTCTCGAGCGGGACTACTCCGGCGCGCTCGCCGAGATCTGGCGGCTCGCGTATGGATCACCGCGTCACCGGAGTCATCGCATGATCCGCGACTTCCTGACGTGCATCCGCTCCGACATCCTCGTGGCGCGGGGCGAATACGCCGAGGCGCTCGCCGTCCTTTCGGCGGCGGAGACCCCGCCGGGCCACGGGGTCTGCTTCCACATGCAGCGCGCCGCGTGCCTCCTGCTGCTCGGGCGAGAGCGCGAACTGCTCGCCGAGACGGAGGGGTGCGTCGCCGACGAGACCGATCATTGCCTGCGGACCCTGACACCCACTCTGTTGCGTCGCGCGATCGCCTTCGCCCGGGTGGGAAGCGCACGCCGCGCCGAGCAGAGCATGGAGGCCGCCCTGCTGTTGATCTCGCAGACCGGCGGGTCGATCACGCCGTTCATCATGCTCCCCCTCGACGAGACGTTGGCCCTCTTCGACGTGGTGGTGAGCACGCGGCCCGAGCTGGCTCCGCTCGCCGCCGGCATCGGAGAGTTCCTGCCCGCCGTCGCCGCCCCGGCGCTTCCCGTCGGCGAGGTCGTCGGATTCACCCCGGCCGAGCGCGAGCTGGCCATTCTGCTGTCCTCCGAGCTCCCCCTCACGGACATCGCGCGCGAGCGTGGCGTGTCCCTCAACACGGTCAAGAGCCAGGTGCGCTCCATCTACGGCAAGCTCGGCGTGAACGGGCGCGCGGAGGCCGTCGAAGAACTGCTCAAGCGCGGGTTCTGA
- a CDS encoding HU family DNA-binding protein, translated as MADKSITKTELVASIASATGQSQSAVSGVLDSLFSTVSEAVAKGSKVSIPGWIAFEQVATSARTGRNPQTGEEISIPAGKRVKVTAGSKLKAAVK; from the coding sequence ATGGCTGACAAGTCCATCACCAAGACCGAGCTCGTCGCGAGCATCGCCAGCGCGACCGGGCAGAGCCAGTCCGCCGTGTCGGGCGTGCTCGACTCCCTCTTCTCCACCGTCTCCGAGGCGGTCGCCAAGGGCAGCAAGGTCTCGATCCCCGGCTGGATCGCCTTCGAGCAGGTCGCCACGTCCGCTCGCACGGGTCGCAACCCGCAGACCGGTGAGGAGATCTCGATCCCCGCCGGCAAGCGCGTCAAGGTCACCGCGGGCTCGAAGCTGAAGGCTGCCGTCAAGTAA
- a CDS encoding cytochrome c oxidase assembly protein, giving the protein MNARALRVAGPVILVVVSLIAVVVGLAFGGGAAQPLLADPGPVVRWGLPLATLVVNLSAATMVGSLVLALFALEAGERPFELALDTASIGAAIFTVASATTGYLTFLNIINAKPTLDPLFGQQLGRFLVESEIGPAWLITTIAGAVLTVLTFAVRSWVPTMIVAILALAALVPMGTQGHAGTEASHTAAVTSLVLHIIAAAVWLGGLVLLVVVRPAMSRTQLQTVLLRYSSLALAAFVVVAVSGTVRASIGLLGWDNLLSPYGILVLVKVGALLAMGVLGAWYRRRLIARMADEQGSRRFWAIIVLELVFMGVASGAAAALARTPPPIAPPLVGQTPAEILTGSPLPPELTIERWFTSWDIDLLWAFVVAFGLFFYLAGVWRLHRRGDGWPISRTVLWCLGMLAVFWITSGPVNVYQDYLFSMHMIGHMLLSMAIPLMLVSGAPVTLAARAIRKRDDGTRGGREWILWAVHNPVAKVLTNPYVAAGLFIGSLWAFYYTDLFRWSLYDHLGHIWMVAHFLVTGYLFVLSLIGIDPVPYRLPYPMRLLVLIAIMAMHAFFGIAIMMNSGLMVAEWFGAMGRTWGATPLQDQYVGGGVAWSVGEIPTLILAIAVAIQWSRSDERQQRRRDRHVDRVGDVELDAYNEELARLAARDARVAERDAARRG; this is encoded by the coding sequence GTGAACGCCCGTGCCCTCCGCGTGGCGGGACCCGTCATCCTCGTCGTGGTCTCGCTGATCGCCGTCGTCGTGGGCCTGGCGTTCGGCGGGGGTGCTGCTCAGCCGCTGCTGGCCGACCCCGGCCCCGTCGTGCGGTGGGGGCTCCCGCTCGCGACGCTCGTCGTCAACCTGTCGGCGGCCACGATGGTCGGCTCCCTCGTGCTGGCGCTGTTCGCCCTCGAGGCCGGGGAGCGTCCCTTCGAACTCGCCCTCGACACCGCCTCGATCGGCGCCGCGATCTTCACGGTCGCCTCGGCGACGACCGGATACCTGACGTTCCTCAACATCATCAATGCGAAGCCGACCCTCGACCCTCTGTTCGGCCAGCAGCTCGGACGCTTCCTCGTCGAGAGCGAGATCGGCCCCGCGTGGTTGATCACCACGATCGCCGGGGCGGTGCTCACGGTGCTGACCTTCGCCGTGCGCTCGTGGGTGCCGACCATGATCGTGGCGATCCTGGCGCTCGCCGCCCTCGTGCCGATGGGCACGCAGGGTCACGCCGGCACGGAGGCGAGCCACACGGCCGCCGTGACGTCGCTGGTGCTGCACATCATCGCTGCCGCCGTGTGGCTGGGCGGCCTCGTGCTGCTCGTCGTCGTGCGGCCGGCGATGTCGCGGACCCAGCTGCAGACCGTGCTGCTGCGCTACTCCTCCCTCGCTCTCGCGGCGTTCGTCGTCGTCGCCGTCTCGGGCACGGTGCGCGCCTCGATCGGTCTGCTGGGCTGGGATAATCTCCTCTCGCCGTACGGCATCCTGGTCCTGGTCAAGGTCGGAGCGCTGCTCGCGATGGGCGTCCTGGGAGCCTGGTACCGGCGCCGGCTCATCGCGCGCATGGCGGACGAGCAGGGCTCGAGGCGCTTCTGGGCGATCATCGTGCTCGAACTCGTGTTCATGGGTGTCGCGAGCGGAGCCGCGGCCGCCCTGGCCCGGACGCCCCCGCCGATCGCCCCGCCGCTGGTCGGGCAGACGCCGGCGGAGATCCTCACGGGGTCGCCGCTGCCGCCCGAGCTGACCATCGAGCGCTGGTTCACCAGCTGGGACATCGATCTGCTCTGGGCCTTCGTCGTGGCGTTCGGCCTCTTCTTCTACCTCGCCGGGGTGTGGCGACTGCACCGCCGCGGCGACGGCTGGCCGATCTCCCGCACAGTGCTCTGGTGCCTCGGCATGCTCGCGGTGTTCTGGATCACCTCGGGTCCGGTGAACGTCTACCAGGACTACCTGTTCAGCATGCACATGATCGGGCACATGCTGCTGTCGATGGCGATCCCGCTCATGCTCGTGTCGGGAGCGCCCGTGACCCTCGCCGCCCGCGCGATCCGCAAGCGCGACGACGGCACGCGCGGCGGACGCGAGTGGATCCTCTGGGCCGTGCACAACCCGGTCGCGAAGGTGCTCACGAACCCCTACGTCGCCGCGGGGCTGTTCATCGGCTCGCTCTGGGCGTTCTACTACACCGATCTCTTCCGCTGGTCGCTGTACGACCACCTCGGCCACATCTGGATGGTCGCGCACTTCCTCGTCACGGGCTATCTCTTCGTGCTGAGCCTCATCGGGATCGACCCGGTGCCCTACCGCCTGCCGTATCCGATGCGCCTTCTCGTGCTCATCGCGATCATGGCGATGCACGCGTTCTTCGGTATCGCGATCATGATGAACTCCGGTCTGATGGTGGCCGAGTGGTTCGGGGCGATGGGCCGCACCTGGGGAGCGACTCCACTCCAAGACCAGTACGTCGGCGGCGGCGTGGCGTGGTCGGTCGGCGAGATCCCGACCCTCATCCTCGCGATCGCCGTCGCGATCCAGTGGAGCCGCAGCGACGAGCGCCAGCAGCGTCGGCGCGACCGGCACGTCGATCGCGTCGGCGACGTCGAGCTCGACGCCTACAACGAAGAGCTCGCGCGGCTCGCGGCGCGCGACGCCCGCGTGGCCGAGCGCGACGCGGCCCGTCGAGGCTGA